One window from the genome of Oryza glaberrima chromosome 3, OglaRS2, whole genome shotgun sequence encodes:
- the LOC127768864 gene encoding uncharacterized protein LOC127768864, translating into MEDSVGEEERREQQQEETMSMAQGKERGGEEDAGGGGESGFLTTMASKIGAAVSGADGSGGAEEEGGEGDGDVNVGGGVETDGDGGFLTTMASKIGAAMSGGNGNGRAEEEEGGERNGDENVVAASGGGEEERKRKRDCNGGGGIFSKLMSGSPDSLPASVEAEENEREGGDQGGEKAGILSTVASKIGIAMSGADGRENHGNEDDAKIRNGNAADHGKAEEKRDEPNGGGIVKQIMSNLPADDQAPDAEEASLLIAIIDD; encoded by the exons ATGGAGGATTCGgtgggcgaggaggagaggagggagcagcagcaggaggagaccaTGTCCATGGCGCAGGGGAAAGAGCGTGGCGGAGAGGAAgacgccggtggtggtggggagagtGGGTTCCTGACCACCATGGCGTCCAAGATCGGCGCGGCCGTGTCCGGCGCtgacgggagcggcggcgccgaggaggagggtggAGAAGGCGATGGCGACGTGAATGTGGGAGGCGGTGTGGAGACGGATGGGGACGGTGGGTTTCTGACCACCATGGCATCCAAGATCGGCGCGGCCATGTCCGGCGGTAATGGGAACGGCCgtgctgaggaggaggagggcggtgaACGCAATGGCGATGAGAATGTGGTTGCTGCTTCTGGTggtggcgaggaggaaaggaaaaggaagagagattgcaatggcggcggcggcatcttcAGCAAGCTCATGTCCGGCTCGCCGGACTCCTTGCCGGCCTCGG TGGAGGCAGAGGAAAATGAAAGAGAAGGAGGCGACCAGGGAGGCGAGAAGGCTGGGATTCTGAGCACCGTCGCTTCCAAGATTGGCATCGCCATGTCCGGTGCTGATGGCCGCGAGAACCACGGCAACGAGGACGATGCTAAGATCAGAAATGGCAACGCTGCTGACCATGGCAAGGCTGAAGAGAAAAGGGATGAGCCGAATGGCGGTGGAATAGTGAAGCAGATCATGTCAAACCTCCCTGCAG ATGATCAGGCGCCGGATGCTGAAGAGGCGTCCCTGCTCATCGCTATTATCGACGACTAG
- the LOC127768851 gene encoding uncharacterized protein LOC127768851, with translation MAAARNPLRRWKPFLAAFASVDGAIEAADPGGLSRDEFRRARGRIVEMLRGAEGEAEAEGLCLVLDDVMAESLLTLRLVPVTARTLATTDLAGIVGALRRHESERIRGLATDIVRGWRVAVRRELVRIGIAMEKLSQTPERIEADRRVRASSDLDTKVKHATPTSLPKRIVIEADQRVRASPDLDMKVKHASPVPPFKKKATADCSSRVDLAKTSQPSLTKTSAPPVVAGARVKAPDMGSATKANPPKKLPAVTGRAGGRRDGIKPYHIDGEKLTVAAKRLDVYQEAEEAQKRHKSADMGAAAKPKDPALPPKKSPAVVACAGRRESIELRNDDEKIAAAKWKLHEGYREAEEAKKRRKMADMGAAAKPKEPALPPKKLPAVVASAGRREGIELRNDDEEKIAAAKRKLHEGYREAEEAKKRRKMADMGAAAKPKEPALPPKKSPAVVASAGRREGIELRNEDEKIAAAKRKLREGYQEAEEAKKRRKIHVIEDPEILKQRQKKMHPILSLRSRASHASSMAEKSSLMSSLGRL, from the coding sequence atggccgccgcgcggAATCCGCTGCGGCGGTGGAAGCCCTTCCTCGCCGCGTTCGCCTCCGTCGACGGCGCCATCGAGGCCGCCGACCCGGGGGGCCTCTCCCGCGACGAGTTCCGCCGCGCGAGGGGACGCATCGTGGAGATGCTGCGCGGCgccgagggggaggcggaggcggaggggctCTGCTTGGTGCTCGACGACGTGATGGCGGAGTCCCTCCTGACGCTGCGGCTGGTGCCCGTGACGGCGAGGACGCTGGCCACCACCGACCTCGCCGGGATCGTCGGGGCGTTGAGGAGGCACGAGTCGGAGCGGATCCGCGGCCTCGCCACCGACATCGTCCGCGGGTGGAGGGTGGCCGTCAGGCGCGAGCTTGTCAGGATCGGGATCGCGATGGAGAAGCTGTCCCAGACACCGGAGCGGATCGAGGCCGATCGGCGTGTGCGTGCCTCATCTGATCTCGACACGAAGGTGAAGCACGCAACACCGACGTCGCTGCCCAAGCGGATCGTGATCGAGGCCGATCAGCGTGTGCGTGCCTCCCCTGATCTCGACATGAAGGTGAAGCACGCATCACCGGTGCCGCCGTTCAAGAAGAAGGCTACCGCCGATTGCAGCAGCCGCGTCGATCTGGCGAAGACATCACAGCCATCGCTGACCAAGACGAGTGCTCCTCCAGTTGTTGCTGGCGCTCGAGTGAAGGCGCCCGACATGGGCTCAGCGACAAAGGCGAATCCGCCGAAGAAGCTGCCGGCTGTCActggccgcgccggcggccgccgcgatgGTATCAAGCCCTACCACATTGACGGCGAGAAGCTGACGGTTGCTGCAAAGCGGCTTGATGTCTACCAAGAGGCAGAGGAGGCGCAGAAGCGGCACAAGAGCGCCGACATGGGCGCAGCAGCGAAGCCAAAGGATCCAGCGCTTCCGCCGAAGaagtcgccggccgtcgttgcctgcgccggccgccgcgagaGCATCGAGCTCCGCAACGACGACGAGAAGATCGCCGCTGCAAAGTGGAAGCTCCATGAAGGCTACCGAGAAGCAGAGGAGGCGAAGAAGCGGCGCAAGATGGCCGACATGGGCGCAGCTGCAAAGCCAAAGGAGCCAGCGCTTCCACCGAAGAAGTTGCCGGCCGTCGTTGccagcgccggccgccgcgagggCATCGAGCTCCGCAACGACGACGAAGAGAAGATCGCCGCTGCAAAGCGGAAGCTCCATGAAGGCTACCGAGAAGCAGAGGAGGCGAAGAAGAGGCGCAAGATGGCCGACATGGGCGCAGCTGCAAAGCCAAAGGAACCAGCGCTTCCGCCGAAGaagtcgccggccgtcgttgccagcgccggccgccgcgagggCATCGAGCTCCGCAACGAAGACGAGAAGATCGCCGCTGCAAAGCGGAAGCTCCGTGAAGGCTACCAAGAAGCAGAGGAGGCGAAGAAGCGGCGCAAGATCCATGTCATCGAGGACCCAGAGATTCTGAAGCAGAGGCAGAAAAAGATGCATCCGATCCTGAGTCTGCGGAGCCGAGCAAGCCACGCATCCTCTATGGCCGAGAAGAGCTCACTCATGTCGTCCCTTGGGAGGCTTTAG
- the LOC127768865 gene encoding mitochondrial import inner membrane translocase subunit TIM22-4-like isoform X1 produces MASPEPAAGADGASASQAAVVEPIRLPTPEEIKGQDIWNNCAVRSVVSGVMGGGLGVLMGLFFGALENPITAEEMTARQQIVYQAKQMGRRSISNAKTFAVMGLIFSAAECVIEKARAKHDTTNSAVAGCVTGGALAAKGGPKATCVGCVGFATFSQVSNQEVDSASKTTFSHFKTFTH; encoded by the exons ATGGCTTCGCCGGAGCCGGCCGCGGGGGCGGACGGCGCTTCGGCTAGCCAGGCGGCCGTGGTGGAGCCGATCCGGTTGCCGACGCCGGAGGAGATCAAGGGGCAGGACATCTGGAACAACTGCGCCGTCCGCAGCGTCGTCAGTGGCGTCATGG GGGGTGGTTTAGGCGTGCTTATGGGGCTATTCTTTGGAGCTTTGGAAAACCCAATTACAGCAGAGGAGATGACAGCAAGACAACAAATAGTATACCAAGCTAAACAGATGGGTAGGCGAAGTATAAGCAATGCCAAAACCTTTGCAGTCATGGGCCTGATTTTCTCTGCCGCTGAATGTGTCATAGAGAAG GCTCGCGCAAAGCATGACACTACCAATTCAGCGGTGGCTGGCTGTGTCACAGGAGGGGCTTTAGCTGCAAAAG GTGGTCCTAAAGCTACATGTGTTGGATGTGTGGGGTTTGCCACCTTCTCG CAGGTTAGCAACCAAGAGGTGGATTCAGCATCCAAAACAACCTTTAGTCATTTTAAGACATTCACTCATTGA
- the LOC127768852 gene encoding transcription factor MYB35-like: MGRPPCCDKANVKKGPWTAEEDAKLLAYTSTHGTGNWTSVPQRAGLKRCGKSCRLRYTNYLRPNLKHENFTQEEEELIVTLHAMLGSRWSLIANQLPGRTDNDVKNYWNTKLSKKLRQRGIDPITHRPIADLMQSIGTLAIRPPPAAGAAPPPCLPVFHDAPYFAALQHQHQQQQVVTHVDADAPASPDSQHLQLNWSDFLADDAAGHGADAPAPQAALGQYQEGSAPAATAVVGGGRAFGDVDGASAGVGAGTDDGAGAASAFIDAILDCDKEMGVDQLIAEMLADPAYYGGGGGSSSSELGWGC, encoded by the exons ATGGGGCGGCCGCCGTGCTGCGACAAGGCGAACGTGAAGAAGGGGCCgtggacggcggaggaggacgccaAGCTGCTGGCGTACACCTCCACCCACGGCACCGGCAACTGGACCTCCGTTCCTCAGCGAGCAG GTTTGAAGAGGTGCGGGAAGAGCTGCAGGCTGAGGTACACCAACTACCTGAGGCCCAACCTGAAGCACGAGAACTTCacgcaggaggaggaagagctcaTCGTCACCCTCCACGCCATGCTGGGCAGCAG GTGGTCGCTGATCGCGAACCAGCTGCCGGGGAGGACGGACAACGACGTGAAGAACTACTGGAACACCAAGCTGAGCAAGAAGCTGCGGCAGCGTGGCATCGACCCCATCACCCACCGCCCCATCGCCGACCTCATGCAGAGCATCGGCACGCTCGCCATCCgcccccctcccgccgccggcgccgcgccgccgccctgcctcCCGGTGTTCCACGACGCGCCGTACTTCGCCGCCCtgcagcatcagcatcagcagcagcaggtcgTCACGCacgtcgacgccgacgcgccCGCGTCGCCCGACTCGCAGCATCTGCAGCTCAACTGGAGCGActtcctcgccgacgacgccgcggggCACGGCGccgacgcgccggcgccgcaggcTGCTCTCGGCCAGTATCAGGAGGGGTCAGCACCGGCGGCGACTGCCGTCGTGGGCGGAGGCCGCGCGTTCGGTGACGTCGACGGTGCATCAgctggcgtcggcgccggcacgGACGACGGCGCCGGGGCTGCGTCGGCGTTCATTGACGCGATCCTCGACTGCGACAAGGAGATGGGGGTGGACCAGCTCATCGCCGAGATGCTCGCCGACCCGGCATActacggcggcggtggcggctcctcctcgtcggagcTCGGCTGGGGTTGCTAA
- the LOC127768865 gene encoding mitochondrial import inner membrane translocase subunit TIM22-4-like isoform X2, whose translation MASPEPAAGADGASASQAAVVEPIRLPTPEEIKGQDIWNNCAVRSVVSGVMGGGLGVLMGLFFGALENPITAEEMTARQQIVYQAKQMGRRSISNAKTFAVMGLIFSAAECVIEKARAKHDTTNSAVAGCVTGGALAAKGGPKATCVGCVGFATFSVSNQEVDSASKTTFSHFKTFTH comes from the exons ATGGCTTCGCCGGAGCCGGCCGCGGGGGCGGACGGCGCTTCGGCTAGCCAGGCGGCCGTGGTGGAGCCGATCCGGTTGCCGACGCCGGAGGAGATCAAGGGGCAGGACATCTGGAACAACTGCGCCGTCCGCAGCGTCGTCAGTGGCGTCATGG GGGGTGGTTTAGGCGTGCTTATGGGGCTATTCTTTGGAGCTTTGGAAAACCCAATTACAGCAGAGGAGATGACAGCAAGACAACAAATAGTATACCAAGCTAAACAGATGGGTAGGCGAAGTATAAGCAATGCCAAAACCTTTGCAGTCATGGGCCTGATTTTCTCTGCCGCTGAATGTGTCATAGAGAAG GCTCGCGCAAAGCATGACACTACCAATTCAGCGGTGGCTGGCTGTGTCACAGGAGGGGCTTTAGCTGCAAAAG GTGGTCCTAAAGCTACATGTGTTGGATGTGTGGGGTTTGCCACCTTCTCG GTTAGCAACCAAGAGGTGGATTCAGCATCCAAAACAACCTTTAGTCATTTTAAGACATTCACTCATTGA